From the genome of Rathayibacter sp. VKM Ac-2759, one region includes:
- a CDS encoding MFS transporter — protein MPSTASVPVVRPDQATRRFPYIPLITLMLLSFLLVTAEFLPNGVLTEMAAGLDVTPGQAGQTVTVTALVGLIVAPTVGLMFPRLDRRTLFIGTAIAAGASSVLAGLAPNLALVLLSRLLLGAAISAFWSMSITVAARVAGPDRVGRATMFTSAGLSLATVAGVPLGVILSELVDWRAAFVLIGVLTAVLAVPLRLLLPRVPAAPAAGLGVLLDTVRRRGVRQGFAGHILVVLGHFLAYTYIRLALERTEGTDAATIVALLALFGAGGLVGNIVIGSVIDRSFAFFGIVAPVAIAVAVGGVLLLPGSVAAVAVAVFVWGFFFASWLIIVNTWVGHRMTDRLEAGGSLVVVGFQAAIVVAAGLGGVLVDAVGVETDYVIGAVLLLVGAALFGSSNRTRTA, from the coding sequence ATGCCCTCGACCGCGTCCGTCCCCGTCGTCCGCCCCGATCAGGCGACGAGGCGCTTCCCCTACATCCCGCTCATCACCCTGATGCTCCTGAGCTTCCTGCTCGTGACCGCCGAGTTCCTGCCGAACGGCGTCCTCACCGAGATGGCGGCCGGTCTCGACGTCACCCCCGGGCAGGCGGGCCAGACCGTCACCGTGACCGCGCTCGTCGGCCTGATCGTCGCCCCCACGGTCGGCCTGATGTTCCCCCGGCTCGACCGCCGCACCCTCTTCATCGGGACGGCGATCGCCGCCGGCGCGTCCAGCGTGCTCGCAGGCCTCGCGCCGAACCTCGCCCTGGTGCTGCTCTCGCGCCTCCTGCTCGGAGCGGCCATCAGCGCCTTCTGGTCGATGTCCATCACCGTCGCCGCCCGCGTCGCAGGCCCGGACCGCGTGGGTCGCGCGACCATGTTCACCAGCGCCGGCCTGTCGCTCGCGACCGTCGCCGGAGTCCCCCTCGGCGTGATCCTCAGCGAGCTCGTCGACTGGCGGGCCGCCTTCGTCCTGATCGGCGTCCTCACCGCCGTGCTCGCCGTCCCCCTGCGCCTGCTGCTGCCGCGCGTCCCCGCTGCGCCGGCCGCCGGCCTCGGCGTCCTCCTCGACACCGTGCGCCGCCGCGGTGTGCGCCAGGGCTTCGCGGGCCACATCCTCGTCGTCCTCGGCCACTTCCTCGCCTACACCTACATCCGCCTGGCCCTCGAGCGCACCGAGGGCACCGACGCCGCCACCATCGTCGCCCTGCTGGCGCTCTTCGGCGCGGGCGGCCTCGTGGGCAACATCGTCATCGGCTCCGTGATCGACCGCTCCTTCGCGTTCTTCGGCATCGTGGCGCCCGTCGCGATCGCGGTCGCCGTCGGAGGCGTCCTGCTGCTGCCGGGTTCCGTCGCCGCGGTCGCGGTGGCCGTGTTCGTCTGGGGCTTCTTCTTCGCCTCCTGGCTGATCATCGTCAACACCTGGGTCGGCCACCGCATGACCGACCGCCTCGAGGCCGGCGGGAGCCTCGTCGTCGTCGGCTTCCAGGCCGCGATCGTCGTCGCGGCCGGCCTCGGCGGCGTCCTCGTCGACGCTGTCGGTGTCGAGACCGACTACGTGATCGGCGCCGTCCTGCTCCTGGTCGGTGCGGCCCTCTTCGGCTCGTCGAACCGGACGCGCACGGCCTGA
- a CDS encoding response regulator transcription factor yields the protein MRILVVDDEVRFADGVRRGLEAEGFSVDLAHDGVDGLWRARETAYDALVVDLMMPGLSGFALCRTLRDEGVWTPVLLLTAKDGDGDQIEGLDAGADDYVVKPLEHSVLVARLRALVRRGRPERPVVHRLGDLVIDPTVREVSRGGVPVRLTSREFSVLDFLARNRDRVVAKREILEGVWDDQFDGDMNIVEVYVARLRAKLDRPFGTESITTLRGAGYRLVEGGGA from the coding sequence ATGCGCATCCTGGTGGTCGACGACGAGGTGCGCTTCGCCGACGGCGTCCGGCGGGGGCTCGAGGCCGAGGGCTTCTCGGTCGATCTGGCGCATGACGGGGTCGACGGGCTCTGGCGCGCGCGCGAGACCGCCTACGACGCGCTCGTCGTCGATCTGATGATGCCCGGGCTCAGCGGGTTCGCCCTCTGCCGCACGCTCCGCGACGAGGGAGTCTGGACCCCGGTCCTCCTGCTGACGGCCAAGGACGGCGACGGCGACCAGATCGAGGGGCTCGACGCCGGCGCCGACGACTACGTCGTGAAGCCGCTGGAGCACTCGGTGCTGGTGGCGCGCCTCCGGGCCCTCGTGCGCCGCGGCCGCCCCGAGCGACCCGTCGTGCACCGCCTCGGCGATCTCGTCATCGACCCGACGGTGCGCGAGGTGTCGCGCGGCGGCGTCCCCGTGCGGCTGACCTCGCGCGAGTTCTCGGTGCTCGACTTCCTCGCCCGCAACCGCGATCGCGTCGTCGCCAAGCGCGAGATCCTCGAGGGGGTCTGGGACGACCAGTTCGACGGCGACATGAACATCGTCGAGGTCTACGTGGCGCGGTTGCGCGCGAAGCTCGACCGGCCCTTCGGCACGGAGTCGATCACGACCCTCCGCGGGGCCGGCTACCGCCTCGTCGAGGGCGGCGGTGCCTGA
- a CDS encoding aminotransferase: MPSDPFAAPPPPPPLDERAAAAFLRDRYAVEGPLRELGSNQDRNVLVGDRLLLKIANPATPLRVVAAQTEAVARLAEHLPDLRLPRARPDRDGRALHEEGGGVARLLDFVPGRTLSGSGYLSPAVVRAMGTLAAQVDLALAVQPLDDLDEPGQWDLRRAVDVVDALISRVPRRSARVIRDAVAQARAVVDPLAEALPVQLIHGDLTDDNVVVDGGPLPDGVIDFGDLGAGWAVGELAITISSLLHHADASAPTVLRAAAAYDAERPLSNPEIEALWPLVILRAAVLVVSAHDVLAQDPGNDYARENLEHERLILERATAAPLPVLQALVRRALGRETPAPTIAGTTPALGIDPVVVDLSPESALLDGGRWLDDDAESTLARGGDAVLRYGERRLTRARPHAAHEPATTALGVEVHLAEPSALVSPFDAEIVAAAPGSVTLVAADVRLVLSGVETAATGTVAAGDPLGTASGILRAQALPLAIDDAPFFAEPSWADAWLDVLIDPTPLLLGRELPAPRPDRSVLERRVAHLADVQEHYFAEPPTMLRGWREHLVDDSGRVHLDVLNNVSSIGHGHPLLAERVERQWRLLNTNSRFSYPAIGEFSERLAALLPEGLDSVLLVNSGTEATDLALRIARAWSGRDDVLAVREAYHGWSGLSDAVSTSVADNPDALATRPPWVHTLDAPNSYRGTHRGADAHRYATEAVERIHALAADGTPPGGLIAETYYGNAGGIPLPDGYLAAVYPAVRAHGGLCIADEVQVSYGRLGEWFWGFEQQAVVPDVVAVAKAMGNGHPLGAVITTREIAEHYRSQGYFFSSAGGSPVSSVVGLTVLDVIEGEQLQQNASVVGAHLRARLEELAERHPLIGAVHGHGLYLGLELVRDRETLEPATEETRAICERLRERGVIVQPTSDRQCVLKIKPPLCFTAESADFFADQLDEVLTTGW, from the coding sequence ATGCCGTCCGATCCCTTCGCCGCCCCGCCGCCCCCTCCGCCGCTCGACGAGCGCGCCGCCGCCGCGTTCCTCCGCGACCGCTACGCCGTGGAGGGACCGCTGCGCGAGCTCGGCAGCAATCAGGACCGCAACGTGCTGGTCGGCGACCGCCTCCTGCTCAAGATCGCGAACCCGGCGACCCCGCTCCGGGTCGTCGCCGCGCAGACGGAGGCGGTGGCTCGGCTCGCCGAGCACCTGCCCGACCTGCGCCTGCCGCGCGCCCGCCCCGACCGCGACGGCCGGGCCCTGCACGAGGAGGGCGGAGGCGTCGCTCGGCTGCTCGACTTCGTGCCCGGCCGTACGCTGTCCGGCTCGGGCTACCTCTCCCCCGCCGTCGTCCGCGCGATGGGGACGCTGGCCGCGCAGGTCGATCTGGCGCTCGCTGTGCAGCCGCTCGACGACCTCGACGAGCCGGGCCAGTGGGATCTCCGCCGGGCGGTCGACGTCGTCGACGCCCTGATCTCCCGGGTCCCGCGGCGCTCCGCGAGGGTGATCCGCGACGCGGTCGCCCAGGCGCGCGCGGTGGTGGACCCGCTCGCGGAGGCGCTGCCGGTGCAGCTGATCCACGGCGATCTGACCGACGACAACGTCGTGGTCGACGGCGGTCCGCTGCCCGACGGAGTGATCGACTTCGGCGATCTCGGCGCGGGCTGGGCGGTCGGCGAGCTGGCGATCACGATCTCCTCGCTCCTGCACCACGCCGACGCCTCGGCACCGACGGTTCTCCGCGCGGCGGCCGCCTACGACGCCGAGCGCCCGCTGTCCAACCCCGAGATCGAGGCGCTCTGGCCGCTCGTGATCCTGCGCGCCGCGGTGCTGGTCGTCAGCGCGCACGACGTGCTCGCGCAGGACCCGGGCAACGACTACGCCCGCGAGAACCTCGAGCACGAGCGCCTCATCCTCGAGCGCGCGACCGCCGCGCCGCTCCCGGTGCTGCAGGCGCTCGTCCGCCGAGCCCTCGGACGCGAGACCCCGGCCCCGACCATCGCCGGCACGACGCCCGCGCTCGGCATCGATCCCGTCGTCGTCGACCTCTCCCCCGAGAGCGCCCTCCTCGACGGCGGGCGCTGGCTCGACGACGACGCCGAGAGCACCCTCGCCCGAGGAGGTGACGCTGTCCTCCGCTACGGCGAGCGCCGCCTGACCCGCGCCCGCCCGCACGCGGCGCACGAGCCCGCGACCACCGCGCTGGGCGTCGAGGTGCACCTCGCCGAGCCGTCGGCCCTGGTCTCGCCGTTCGACGCCGAGATCGTCGCCGCCGCTCCCGGCAGCGTCACCCTGGTCGCCGCCGACGTCCGCCTGGTGCTCAGCGGAGTGGAGACCGCGGCGACCGGCACCGTCGCGGCGGGCGATCCGCTCGGCACCGCCTCCGGGATCCTCCGGGCCCAGGCCCTGCCCCTCGCGATCGACGATGCGCCGTTCTTCGCCGAGCCCTCGTGGGCCGACGCGTGGCTCGACGTCCTGATCGACCCGACGCCGCTGCTCCTCGGCCGCGAGCTGCCCGCCCCGCGGCCCGACCGCTCCGTCCTCGAGCGCCGCGTCGCGCACCTCGCCGACGTGCAGGAGCACTACTTCGCCGAACCGCCGACGATGCTGCGCGGCTGGCGCGAGCACCTGGTCGACGACTCCGGCCGCGTGCACCTCGACGTGCTCAACAACGTCTCGTCGATCGGGCACGGGCATCCGCTGCTCGCCGAGCGCGTCGAGCGGCAGTGGCGGCTGCTCAACACCAACTCGCGCTTCTCGTACCCGGCGATCGGCGAGTTCTCCGAGCGCCTGGCGGCGCTGCTGCCCGAGGGTCTCGACTCCGTCCTCCTCGTCAACAGCGGGACGGAGGCGACCGATCTCGCCCTGCGCATCGCCCGCGCCTGGTCGGGCCGCGACGACGTCCTCGCGGTCCGGGAGGCGTACCACGGCTGGTCCGGGCTCTCCGACGCCGTCTCCACCTCCGTGGCCGACAACCCCGACGCGCTCGCGACCCGACCGCCGTGGGTGCACACCCTCGACGCGCCCAACAGCTACCGCGGCACGCACCGCGGCGCCGACGCCCACCGCTACGCGACGGAGGCGGTGGAGCGCATCCACGCGCTCGCGGCGGACGGCACTCCCCCGGGCGGGCTCATCGCCGAGACCTACTACGGCAACGCGGGCGGCATCCCGCTGCCGGACGGCTACCTCGCGGCGGTGTACCCGGCCGTCCGCGCGCACGGCGGGCTCTGCATCGCCGACGAGGTGCAGGTGAGCTACGGCCGGCTCGGCGAGTGGTTCTGGGGGTTCGAGCAGCAGGCCGTGGTCCCGGACGTGGTCGCCGTCGCGAAGGCGATGGGCAACGGGCATCCGCTCGGCGCGGTGATCACCACGCGCGAGATCGCCGAGCACTACCGCTCGCAGGGGTACTTCTTCTCCTCCGCGGGAGGCAGCCCCGTCAGCTCGGTGGTCGGCCTCACCGTGCTCGACGTGATCGAGGGCGAGCAGCTGCAGCAGAACGCGTCCGTCGTCGGCGCCCACCTCCGGGCGCGGCTCGAGGAGCTGGCCGAGCGGCACCCGCTCATCGGCGCCGTGCACGGACACGGCCTCTACCTCGGCCTCGAGCTGGTGCGCGACCGCGAGACGCTCGAGCCCGCCACGGAGGAGACCCGCGCGATCTGCGAGCGCCTCCGCGAGCGCGGCGTGATCGTGCAGCCCACCTCCGACCGTCAGTGCGTGCTCAAGATCAAGCCGCCGCTCTGCTTCACCGCGGAGAGCGCGGACTTCTTCGCCGACCAGCTCGACGAGGTGCTGACGACGGGGTGGTGA
- a CDS encoding DUF429 domain-containing protein, which translates to MLTIGVDLAAEPARTALAALEWRDGRARVLSLSLDAGDDEIVALSRPATTIGIDCAFGWPLEFAAFVSAHTRREIAPRTLAGRDWRRRLAYRETDRAAREVTGRWPLSVSTDRLGMTAMRCAELLDAFAAAGEEVDRSGAGRLVEAYPAAALRHWGIETTGYKTRPEAVALAVEALRRAAPWLDASAGVLALMSRSNDAFDAVIAALNARAHALGETLPVPEHLREAAEAEGWIALPTGPLDGLVS; encoded by the coding sequence ATGCTGACCATCGGTGTCGACCTCGCCGCCGAGCCGGCCCGCACGGCGCTCGCCGCCCTCGAGTGGCGGGACGGACGCGCGCGGGTGCTCTCGCTCTCGCTCGACGCGGGCGACGACGAGATCGTCGCGCTCTCGCGGCCCGCGACGACGATCGGCATCGACTGCGCCTTCGGCTGGCCGCTCGAGTTCGCCGCGTTCGTCTCGGCGCACACTCGCCGCGAGATCGCTCCGCGCACGCTCGCCGGCCGCGACTGGCGCCGCCGCCTCGCGTACCGGGAGACGGATCGCGCCGCCCGCGAGGTGACCGGCCGCTGGCCGCTCAGCGTCTCCACCGATCGTCTCGGCATGACGGCGATGCGCTGCGCGGAGCTGCTCGACGCGTTCGCGGCCGCGGGCGAGGAGGTCGACCGCTCGGGTGCGGGGCGGCTCGTCGAGGCGTACCCGGCGGCGGCGCTGCGGCACTGGGGGATCGAGACGACCGGCTACAAGACGCGACCGGAGGCGGTCGCGCTCGCCGTCGAGGCGCTACGGAGAGCGGCGCCGTGGCTCGACGCCTCCGCCGGTGTGCTCGCCCTGATGTCTCGCTCGAACGACGCGTTCGATGCGGTGATCGCCGCGCTGAACGCGCGCGCGCACGCCCTGGGCGAGACGCTGCCGGTGCCCGAGCACCTGCGCGAGGCGGCCGAGGCCGAGGGCTGGATCGCGCTGCCGACCGGGCCGCTCGACGGACTCGTCAGCTGA
- a CDS encoding NAD(P)/FAD-dependent oxidoreductase: MDVDVLIIGAGFAGIGAATRLARRGGASFAVLERAERVGGTWRDNDYPNVSCDIPSHLYSYSFAPEPDWSAFYAPGAEIQGYLERVVERERLTAHLRLGTEVLEMVFDESSRRWRVDTSQGEWTAAVLVVCAGRLSEPRLPAIPGLDAFAGPAFHSARWRHDVDLDGARVGIVGSGASAVQIVPHLAERAASVVLFQRSAPYVVPRRNREYPLEERRTLARVPGALERLREDLFWRAELGFAGRVGVPAAIDRLRAEAFGHLAGQVADPDLRAVLTPDYEIGCKRVLLSDDYYPALTGPHVRVVPSPLRRIEGSSAIGDDGAAHEVDVLVFATGFHSTRPPFARRIRGRDGLLLADRWADGMSAYDSTTVHGFPNLFVINGPNASLGHNSAIHMIETQIDYVLAALDHRETSGIDVLEVTAEAEAASVARVDALSADTVWTNGGCESWYVDAASRRLTLLWPDFAFAFREELGRFDPAAYAPA, translated from the coding sequence ATGGACGTCGACGTCCTGATCATCGGCGCCGGGTTCGCCGGGATCGGCGCCGCGACCCGCCTCGCGCGCCGCGGCGGCGCCTCCTTCGCGGTGCTCGAGCGCGCCGAGCGCGTCGGCGGGACGTGGCGCGACAACGACTACCCGAACGTCTCGTGCGACATCCCCTCGCACCTCTACTCGTACTCCTTCGCGCCGGAGCCGGACTGGTCGGCCTTCTACGCGCCGGGCGCCGAGATCCAGGGCTACCTCGAGCGGGTCGTCGAGCGCGAGCGGCTGACCGCGCACCTGCGGCTCGGCACCGAGGTGCTCGAGATGGTGTTCGACGAGTCGTCGCGGCGATGGCGCGTGGACACCTCGCAGGGCGAGTGGACCGCCGCGGTGCTCGTGGTGTGCGCGGGGCGGCTGTCGGAGCCGCGGCTGCCGGCGATCCCGGGGCTCGACGCGTTCGCGGGGCCGGCGTTCCACTCCGCTCGCTGGCGGCACGACGTCGACCTCGACGGCGCGCGGGTCGGCATCGTCGGCTCGGGGGCGTCCGCCGTGCAGATCGTGCCGCACCTGGCCGAGCGGGCGGCGTCGGTCGTGCTCTTCCAGCGCTCGGCGCCCTACGTCGTGCCGCGGCGCAACCGCGAGTACCCGCTCGAGGAGCGCCGGACGCTCGCCCGCGTGCCCGGCGCGCTCGAGCGCCTCCGCGAGGACCTCTTCTGGCGGGCCGAGCTCGGCTTCGCTGGTCGCGTCGGCGTGCCCGCCGCGATCGACCGGCTGCGAGCGGAGGCGTTCGGCCACCTCGCCGGGCAGGTCGCCGACCCGGACCTCCGCGCCGTGCTCACGCCCGACTACGAGATCGGCTGCAAGCGGGTGCTGCTCTCGGACGACTACTACCCCGCGCTGACCGGGCCGCACGTCCGCGTGGTGCCGAGCCCCCTCCGCCGCATCGAGGGCTCGTCGGCGATCGGCGACGACGGGGCCGCCCACGAGGTCGACGTGCTGGTCTTCGCGACCGGCTTCCACTCCACGCGACCGCCCTTCGCCCGCCGGATCCGCGGCCGCGACGGACTGCTGCTCGCCGACCGCTGGGCCGATGGGATGTCGGCCTACGACTCGACCACGGTCCACGGCTTCCCGAACCTCTTCGTGATCAACGGGCCCAACGCGAGTCTCGGCCACAACTCCGCGATCCACATGATCGAGACGCAGATCGACTACGTGCTCGCCGCGCTCGATCACCGGGAGACCTCCGGGATCGACGTGCTCGAGGTCACCGCCGAGGCCGAGGCCGCCTCCGTCGCGCGGGTGGATGCGCTGAGCGCCGACACCGTCTGGACGAACGGCGGCTGCGAGAGCTGGTACGTCGACGCGGCGAGCCGCCGCCTGACCCTGCTCTGGCCCGACTTCGCCTTCGCGTTCCGCGAGGAGCTCGGGCGCTTCGACCCGGCGGCGTACGCGCCGGCCTAG
- a CDS encoding PLD nuclease N-terminal domain-containing protein encodes MGVLFSLLTVVLMVLALVDVVRQPDNVVRNLPKIFWILLIVFIPLIGVTLWFVLGHDWKKGDGASFVPGGQRTRLRRPKTPPPTIVMRPAAKSTEEQLADLEREEAHYARLAEEQRRRREGERPQDA; translated from the coding sequence ATGGGAGTTCTGTTCTCGCTGCTGACCGTCGTGCTGATGGTGCTGGCGCTGGTGGATGTCGTGCGTCAGCCGGACAATGTGGTCCGCAACCTGCCCAAGATCTTCTGGATCCTGCTGATCGTCTTCATCCCGCTGATCGGCGTGACGCTGTGGTTCGTGCTCGGACACGACTGGAAGAAGGGCGACGGCGCCTCCTTCGTGCCCGGTGGGCAGAGGACGCGGTTACGCCGCCCGAAGACGCCGCCGCCCACGATCGTGATGCGCCCGGCTGCGAAGAGCACCGAGGAGCAGCTCGCCGACCTCGAGCGCGAGGAGGCGCACTACGCGCGTCTCGCCGAGGAGCAGCGCCGCCGCCGGGAGGGCGAGCGCCCGCAGGACGCCTGA
- a CDS encoding GDSL-type esterase/lipase family protein codes for MRLPLPTSPRRPGSRRLRALATGAVLALAAALVPTGAASAATGPLSVLSLGDSITQAYGTCGQFADCPRNNWSTGTNTTVVSFASRLRTANPGTTVTTANFAQTGSLVAGVPARIDAAVAAGVRPDVVTLLIGGNDLCSASNPVAADGYTMTTAATFSTNASAAITKIRTTWPSAKIVLSSMPNVAAEWAVVKGGVGSVIWASGKLCRTTRGVSATGGRLSTAAAAASATAAKTRTTQYNSALQKACAAAGPLCDYDGGALTATPVTKALIGTVDYFHPSIAGQAKIASVQWSASNFATTG; via the coding sequence ATGCGACTCCCCCTGCCCACATCGCCGCGCCGCCCCGGGAGTCGCCGCCTGCGCGCTCTCGCCACCGGCGCCGTCCTCGCCCTCGCGGCGGCACTGGTGCCCACCGGCGCCGCCTCAGCCGCCACGGGGCCCCTCTCGGTGCTCAGCCTCGGCGACTCGATCACCCAGGCCTACGGCACCTGCGGCCAGTTCGCCGACTGCCCCCGCAACAACTGGTCGACCGGCACCAACACGACCGTCGTCTCGTTCGCCTCGCGCCTGCGCACCGCGAACCCGGGCACCACGGTCACCACCGCGAACTTCGCGCAGACGGGCAGCCTCGTCGCCGGAGTCCCCGCCCGCATCGACGCGGCCGTCGCCGCGGGCGTGCGCCCCGACGTCGTCACGCTCCTGATCGGAGGCAACGACCTCTGCTCCGCCAGCAACCCCGTCGCCGCCGACGGCTACACGATGACCACCGCCGCGACCTTCAGCACCAACGCCAGCGCCGCGATCACCAAGATCCGCACGACCTGGCCCAGCGCGAAGATCGTGCTCTCGTCGATGCCGAACGTCGCCGCGGAGTGGGCGGTCGTCAAGGGCGGAGTCGGCTCCGTCATCTGGGCCTCCGGCAAGCTCTGCCGCACGACCCGCGGGGTGAGCGCCACCGGCGGCCGCCTCAGCACCGCCGCGGCCGCCGCCTCCGCGACCGCCGCCAAGACCCGCACCACGCAGTACAACAGCGCTCTGCAGAAGGCGTGCGCCGCCGCCGGCCCGCTCTGCGACTACGACGGAGGCGCGCTCACGGCGACCCCGGTCACGAAGGCGCTGATCGGAACGGTCGACTACTTCCACCCGAGCATCGCCGGCCAGGCCAAGATCGCGTCGGTGCAGTGGAGCGCGTCGAACTTCGCGACGACCGGCTGA
- a CDS encoding MarR family transcriptional regulator — translation MREDDDVDLVIDAWADALPDLDFAPLDVVSRLRRLSPRVQEIRRQSFAASDLAPWEFELLSILRQTGASGVTPSVLSLRLGISSGNLASRVDRLGARGLVVREQNAADSRSKIVSLTPRGTKRVDEAMRHLVAAESEILANLDGRQMSVLIECLRTISDTLDHLD, via the coding sequence ATGCGCGAAGACGACGATGTCGATCTGGTGATCGACGCGTGGGCCGACGCCCTGCCCGATCTCGACTTCGCTCCCCTGGACGTCGTCTCGCGGCTGCGGCGCCTCAGCCCGCGCGTGCAGGAGATCCGCCGTCAGTCCTTCGCCGCCAGCGACCTCGCCCCGTGGGAGTTCGAGCTGCTCTCGATCCTGCGGCAGACCGGGGCGAGCGGCGTGACCCCGTCCGTCCTCTCCCTCCGCCTGGGCATCTCGAGCGGCAATCTCGCGAGCCGCGTCGACCGCCTCGGCGCCCGCGGTCTCGTGGTGCGCGAGCAGAACGCGGCCGACTCGCGGAGCAAGATCGTCTCGCTCACCCCCCGCGGCACCAAGCGCGTCGACGAGGCGATGCGCCACCTCGTCGCCGCCGAGAGCGAGATCCTCGCGAACCTCGACGGCCGGCAGATGTCGGTGCTCATCGAGTGCCTGCGCACCATCAGCGACACCCTCGACCACCTCGACTGA
- a CDS encoding HAMP domain-containing sensor histidine kinase has protein sequence MPERGRREWSIRVRLTAFVAAAILAVLVVGAVAFVGLLQRSLVDAEAFTAGQQASQIANDTENAGRLPRYNADEVVIQLQREGSVIAVADDDFVYAVPLPVADEPTITSIGGTRFVVRSAGLQLGADPRETVVVARTLAGADDAAASAAALLAVAVPLVTVVVGALVWFVVGRSLRPVERIRSDVEAIETADLERRVQEPHGRDEIARLARTMNGMLERLQRSQTAQRAFVSNASHELRSPVAAIRQHAQVALKHPGAVPLAELAQVVDDEAERMQALVAGLLLLARVDEGAPGAEEVDLDDLVLLEARRLRALGVDVRTDGVGPAQVLGDELLLRSAVRNAADNARRHAASAVAFTVCQRAGEAVVWVDDDGSGVPEEDRERVFRRFERRDDARARDTGGTGLGLAIIAEAARAGGGSARLLDAPLGGARLEIRLPVAHDVD, from the coding sequence GTGCCTGAGCGCGGCCGGCGCGAGTGGAGCATCCGCGTGCGCCTGACGGCCTTCGTCGCCGCGGCGATCCTCGCGGTCCTCGTCGTGGGAGCGGTCGCCTTCGTCGGGCTGCTGCAGCGCTCGCTCGTCGACGCGGAGGCGTTCACCGCCGGCCAGCAGGCGTCGCAGATCGCGAACGACACCGAGAACGCCGGCCGCCTCCCCCGGTACAACGCCGACGAGGTGGTGATCCAGCTGCAGCGCGAGGGCTCGGTGATCGCCGTGGCCGACGACGACTTCGTCTACGCCGTGCCACTGCCCGTGGCCGACGAGCCGACGATCACGAGCATCGGAGGCACGCGGTTCGTCGTGCGGTCCGCCGGCCTCCAGCTCGGTGCCGACCCGCGCGAGACCGTGGTCGTCGCGCGCACACTCGCGGGTGCGGACGACGCCGCGGCCTCGGCGGCCGCGCTGCTCGCCGTCGCCGTGCCCCTGGTGACCGTCGTCGTCGGCGCGCTGGTGTGGTTCGTCGTCGGCCGGTCGCTGCGGCCGGTGGAGCGCATCCGCTCCGACGTCGAGGCGATCGAGACCGCCGATCTCGAGCGGCGCGTGCAGGAGCCGCACGGGCGCGACGAGATCGCCCGCCTCGCGCGCACGATGAACGGCATGCTCGAGCGGCTGCAGCGCTCGCAGACGGCGCAGCGCGCCTTCGTCTCGAACGCCTCGCACGAGCTGCGCTCTCCCGTCGCCGCGATTCGCCAGCACGCGCAGGTCGCCCTGAAGCATCCGGGCGCGGTGCCGCTCGCCGAGCTCGCGCAGGTCGTGGACGACGAGGCCGAGCGGATGCAGGCGCTGGTGGCGGGCCTCCTGCTGCTCGCCCGTGTCGACGAGGGCGCCCCCGGTGCGGAGGAGGTCGACCTCGACGATCTCGTCCTGCTCGAGGCGCGACGCCTGCGCGCTCTGGGCGTGGACGTGCGGACCGACGGCGTCGGGCCCGCCCAGGTGCTCGGCGACGAGCTGCTGCTGCGCAGCGCCGTGCGGAACGCGGCGGACAACGCGCGCCGGCACGCCGCCTCCGCCGTGGCCTTCACCGTGTGCCAGCGCGCCGGAGAGGCGGTCGTCTGGGTCGACGACGACGGCTCCGGGGTCCCGGAGGAAGACCGCGAGCGCGTCTTCCGCCGCTTCGAGCGGCGCGACGACGCCCGCGCGCGCGACACCGGCGGCACCGGGCTCGGGCTGGCGATCATCGCCGAGGCCGCGAGGGCGGGCGGAGGCTCCGCCCGGCTCCTCGACGCGCCGCTCGGCGGGGCGCGGCTCGAGATCAGGCTCCCGGTCGCGCACGACGTCGACTGA
- a CDS encoding Pr6Pr family membrane protein yields the protein MTPHPSAAGPRRGVAALRIVVALTVLTAVVATAVDTASRTPLLPFNFFGFFTIQGNILLAVLLLATAVTGRSLAIARGAATGYIVVVGLVYNTLLVGLAGGVALPWANTVMHLLFPIYGLLDWILFADRPALPWRRLWIVIVYPIVWLVVVLVRGATDGWVPYPFLDPANGYGTVAVYVVIIAVAFLLSGALVWALSRVRVLRPTR from the coding sequence ATGACGCCGCACCCCTCCGCCGCCGGACCGCGCAGAGGCGTCGCGGCCCTCCGGATCGTGGTCGCGCTGACCGTGCTCACCGCGGTCGTCGCGACCGCCGTCGACACCGCGTCGCGAACTCCCCTGCTGCCGTTCAACTTCTTCGGCTTCTTCACGATCCAGGGCAACATCCTCCTGGCCGTGCTCCTGCTCGCGACGGCCGTGACCGGGCGGAGTCTGGCGATCGCCCGCGGTGCCGCCACCGGCTACATCGTCGTCGTCGGCCTCGTCTACAACACGCTGCTCGTGGGTCTGGCCGGCGGAGTGGCGCTCCCCTGGGCGAACACCGTCATGCACCTGCTCTTCCCGATCTACGGACTCCTCGACTGGATCCTGTTCGCCGACCGTCCGGCCCTGCCCTGGCGGCGCCTCTGGATCGTGATCGTCTATCCGATCGTCTGGCTCGTCGTCGTGCTCGTCCGCGGGGCGACCGACGGCTGGGTGCCCTACCCGTTCCTCGATCCGGCGAACGGCTACGGCACCGTCGCGGTCTACGTCGTCATCATCGCGGTCGCCTTCCTCCTCTCCGGCGCGCTGGTCTGGGCGCTGAGCCGCGTGCGCGTGCTCCGGCCCACGCGATAG